One Yimella lutea DNA window includes the following coding sequences:
- a CDS encoding VWA domain-containing protein, producing the protein MSQFPFAAIVGADDMALALVLTTVSPEVGGVLVRGEKGTAKSTMVRALAEVLPDVEVVERCRFGCDPRRDERCPDGPHDDAPTRMRPARLVELPVGATEDRVVGSLDLGKALAAGETSFEPGLLAQAHRGLLYVDEVNLLHDHLVDLLLDAAAMGRNTVERDGVSVSHAARVTLVGTMNPEEGELRPQLLDRFGLTVEVRASRDPQHRAEVVRRRLAFDADPIAFADRFRPEQQKLRSRLHDASARVASVRLGDRALATIARVCAGFDVDGMRADIVTARAARAHAAWCGRDEVTKDDIRVAARLALPHRRRRNPFDAPGLDEELLDRLLDEDPDPDGPEPDGPQTDESGDESADESPESRNTGDDGSFGQPTDDRSTTPSASGPAGDSSDGPSDHPTDDPAGDNQSDNNAPTERPSTVGVAAPNSAFRARTFTVRGIGTGSAGRRSAAITSAGRTIGSTRRADGAQRLHLPATITAAAPRQHERGRRDGRLRFATDDVRLRITQGKESNLVLFTVDASGSMGARQRMSEVKTAVMSLLVDAYQRRDRVGVISFAGAGANLVLPPTGSVEAAARCLSDLPHGGRTPLAEGLLRTLATVQVERLRDPHRRPLVVVLTDGRATAGPDALVRAREIATAWPTLGLQTVVVDCESGRFRMGLAVDLAARMGAEHVPLEQVAATEIVDVVRRSTGAGKAA; encoded by the coding sequence TTGTCGCAGTTTCCTTTTGCGGCCATCGTCGGTGCCGACGACATGGCGCTCGCTCTCGTGCTCACCACCGTCTCGCCCGAGGTCGGTGGTGTGCTGGTGCGGGGCGAGAAGGGCACCGCGAAGTCGACCATGGTGCGCGCCCTCGCCGAGGTGCTGCCCGACGTCGAGGTGGTCGAGCGCTGCCGCTTCGGCTGCGACCCGCGCCGCGACGAGCGCTGCCCCGACGGCCCGCACGACGACGCGCCCACCCGGATGCGCCCGGCGCGACTGGTCGAACTCCCGGTCGGCGCGACCGAGGACCGAGTCGTCGGCTCGCTCGATCTGGGCAAGGCGCTCGCTGCCGGTGAGACCAGCTTCGAGCCCGGCCTGCTGGCGCAGGCGCATCGCGGCCTGCTGTACGTCGACGAGGTCAACCTGCTGCATGATCACCTGGTCGATCTCCTCCTCGACGCCGCCGCGATGGGCCGCAACACCGTTGAGCGCGATGGGGTTTCGGTTTCTCACGCCGCCCGCGTGACCCTTGTCGGCACGATGAACCCGGAGGAGGGTGAGCTGCGCCCGCAGCTGCTCGACCGCTTCGGGCTCACCGTCGAGGTGCGCGCCTCCCGCGACCCGCAGCACCGCGCTGAGGTGGTGCGCCGGCGGCTGGCGTTCGACGCCGACCCGATCGCCTTCGCCGACCGCTTTCGCCCCGAGCAGCAGAAGCTGCGCAGCCGACTGCACGACGCGTCGGCCCGGGTCGCCTCGGTGCGCCTCGGCGACCGCGCGCTGGCCACCATCGCCCGGGTGTGCGCCGGGTTCGACGTCGACGGCATGCGCGCCGACATCGTCACCGCCCGCGCAGCCCGCGCCCACGCCGCCTGGTGCGGGCGCGACGAGGTGACCAAGGACGACATCCGCGTGGCCGCGCGACTCGCGCTGCCGCACCGGCGTCGGCGCAACCCCTTCGACGCGCCGGGCCTCGACGAGGAACTGCTCGACCGGTTGCTCGACGAAGACCCCGACCCGGACGGCCCGGAGCCCGACGGCCCGCAAACGGACGAGTCCGGCGACGAATCCGCCGACGAATCTCCCGAGAGCCGAAACACCGGCGACGATGGCTCGTTCGGGCAGCCCACCGACGACCGGTCGACCACGCCCTCCGCGTCCGGCCCTGCCGGCGACAGCTCCGACGGGCCCAGCGACCACCCAACCGACGACCCGGCCGGCGACAACCAGAGCGACAACAACGCACCCACCGAACGCCCCAGCACCGTCGGCGTCGCCGCGCCGAATTCGGCGTTCCGAGCCCGCACATTCACCGTGCGCGGCATCGGCACCGGGTCTGCCGGGCGCCGCAGCGCCGCCATCACCTCCGCGGGTCGCACCATCGGGTCGACCCGCCGCGCCGACGGTGCACAGCGCCTCCACCTCCCGGCGACGATCACTGCCGCGGCCCCCCGACAACACGAACGCGGACGTCGCGACGGTCGGCTGCGGTTCGCCACCGACGACGTGCGCCTGCGCATCACCCAGGGCAAGGAGTCGAATCTCGTGCTCTTCACCGTCGACGCCTCCGGGTCGATGGGCGCACGGCAGCGGATGAGCGAGGTGAAGACCGCCGTGATGAGCCTGTTGGTCGACGCCTACCAGCGTCGTGACCGGGTGGGCGTGATCAGCTTCGCGGGCGCCGGCGCCAACCTGGTGCTGCCGCCCACCGGGTCGGTCGAGGCGGCGGCGCGCTGCCTCAGCGACCTGCCCCACGGCGGTCGCACCCCGCTGGCCGAGGGGCTGCTGCGCACTCTCGCCACGGTGCAGGTCGAGCGGCTGCGCGACCCGCACCGACGCCCCTTGGTGGTCGTGCTCACCGACGGCCGCGCGACCGCAGGGCCCGACGCCCTCGTCCGCGCTCGCGAGATCGCGACGGCCTGGCCGACCCTCGGCCTGCAGACCGTGGTCGTCGACTGCGAATCGGGACGCTTCCGGATGGGGCTCGCGGTCGACCTCGCGGCCCGGATGGGCGCCGAACACGTGCCGCTGGAACAAGTGGCCGCAACCGAGATCGTCGACGTGGTGCGCCGGTCGAC
- the cbiE gene encoding precorrin-6y C5,15-methyltransferase (decarboxylating) subunit CbiE translates to MIDVVGVTDAGFADLPQRLQRLVSDAAVVLGGRRQLASLPAVEGQVRRVWPSPLRAELPHLLDELPPDRVVALASGDPTLSGIGSTLIELLGADGVRLHPAVSSVALARARTGWSAQSCEVVTVVGRSLHRVRRRLAPGARLIVLCSDGTTPAALADLLVDAGCADAAMTAWWHLGGADEGCRTATAARWGAERTPDLVLCTVAVPTDAALDGPAPGRAEDCFEHDGQITKRDLRASAVGHLRPTPGALLWDLGAGSGSVGIEWCLAGRDARCVSVEQHPERAERLRRNSVRLGVDDLLEVVEARSADALDELETPDAIFVGGGLTAELLERGWRRLRGGGRFVAHAVTIDTEQILVAAAGRHGGELTRISVEHARPLGRHLSWTPARPVVQWSAGKPKETP, encoded by the coding sequence ATGATCGACGTCGTGGGGGTCACCGATGCGGGTTTCGCCGACCTTCCGCAGCGGTTGCAGCGTCTCGTGAGCGACGCCGCCGTCGTGCTCGGCGGACGCCGCCAGCTGGCTTCCCTGCCCGCCGTCGAAGGCCAGGTCAGACGGGTGTGGCCGTCGCCGCTACGGGCCGAATTGCCCCATCTCCTCGACGAATTGCCGCCGGATCGAGTGGTCGCGCTGGCCAGCGGCGACCCCACGCTCTCGGGCATCGGCAGCACCCTGATCGAGCTGCTCGGCGCCGACGGCGTGCGGCTGCATCCGGCCGTCTCGTCGGTGGCGTTGGCCCGGGCGCGGACAGGCTGGTCGGCGCAGTCGTGCGAGGTGGTGACCGTCGTCGGGCGGTCGCTGCACCGGGTGCGGCGTCGGCTCGCGCCGGGCGCCCGCTTGATCGTGCTCTGTTCCGACGGCACCACCCCGGCGGCCCTGGCCGACCTGCTCGTCGACGCCGGCTGCGCCGATGCGGCGATGACCGCGTGGTGGCATCTCGGTGGCGCCGACGAGGGGTGCCGGACGGCGACCGCCGCCCGCTGGGGCGCCGAACGCACCCCCGATCTGGTGCTGTGCACGGTGGCGGTGCCGACCGACGCAGCCCTCGACGGGCCGGCACCAGGGCGCGCCGAGGACTGCTTCGAACACGACGGCCAGATCACCAAACGCGACCTGCGGGCCTCGGCCGTCGGCCACCTGCGTCCGACCCCCGGCGCGCTCTTGTGGGATCTCGGTGCCGGTTCGGGCAGCGTCGGCATCGAATGGTGCCTCGCCGGCCGCGACGCCCGTTGTGTCAGCGTCGAGCAGCATCCCGAGCGCGCAGAACGGCTGCGCCGCAACAGTGTTCGCCTCGGCGTCGACGACCTGCTGGAGGTGGTGGAGGCCCGGTCGGCCGACGCACTCGACGAGCTCGAGACGCCCGATGCGATCTTCGTCGGCGGCGGTCTCACCGCCGAACTTCTCGAACGAGGGTGGCGGCGGCTGCGCGGCGGCGGCCGCTTCGTGGCCCATGCGGTGACCATCGACACCGAGCAGATCCTCGTCGCCGCCGCCGGCAGACACGGCGGCGAACTCACCCGCATCAGCGTCGAACACGCCCGCCCCCTCGGCCGCCACCTGTCGTGGACGCCGGCCCGGCCGGTCGTGCAATGGAGCGCCGGCAAGCCCAAGGAGACCCCATGA
- the cobM gene encoding precorrin-4 C(11)-methyltransferase, giving the protein MTVHFIGAGPGAADLITLRAANLLAQCTVCLYAGTYLDDEVLSHCPPDAELVDTQHLDLDDIVAVMVRAHDAGKDVARLCSGDPTIYSAVAEQTRRLDAAGVPWKITPGVSAYAATAALIGRELTVPEVAQSVVLTRAQRDSTKMPEGEALANFAATGATLVLHLAIRHVRRLADELVPHYGADCPVVVGSQVSGPHELVLRGTLADIADQVEAHGLRQAAVIIVGRALAAEGFVESHLYSSRRTRPAVG; this is encoded by the coding sequence ATGACCGTCCACTTCATCGGCGCCGGACCCGGCGCCGCCGACCTCATCACGTTGCGTGCCGCGAACCTGCTCGCGCAGTGCACGGTGTGCCTGTACGCCGGCACCTACCTCGACGACGAGGTGCTCTCGCACTGCCCGCCGGATGCCGAGCTGGTCGACACCCAACACCTCGACCTCGACGACATCGTCGCGGTGATGGTGCGGGCGCATGATGCGGGCAAGGACGTCGCGCGGCTGTGTTCGGGCGACCCCACGATCTACTCGGCCGTCGCCGAGCAGACCCGCCGGCTCGATGCGGCGGGGGTGCCTTGGAAGATCACGCCGGGCGTGTCGGCGTACGCCGCAACGGCCGCGCTCATCGGCCGTGAACTCACCGTGCCCGAGGTGGCGCAGTCGGTGGTGCTGACTCGGGCACAACGGGATTCGACGAAGATGCCCGAGGGTGAGGCGCTCGCGAACTTCGCCGCCACCGGCGCGACCCTGGTGCTGCACCTCGCGATCCGGCACGTGCGCCGACTGGCCGACGAACTAGTGCCGCACTACGGCGCCGACTGCCCGGTGGTCGTCGGCTCGCAGGTGAGCGGTCCGCACGAACTGGTGCTGCGCGGCACGCTCGCTGATATCGCCGACCAAGTGGAGGCCCACGGGCTGCGGCAGGCCGCGGTCATCATCGTCGGGCGGGCGCTCGCCGCGGAGGGCTTCGTCGAGTCGCACCTCTACTCCAGTCGCCGCACCCGACCCGCCGTCGGGTAG
- a CDS encoding energy-coupling factor ABC transporter permease, translating into MHIADGFLPPLHCLAWTAASAPFVVHGVRRIRQIVDDDPESKLLLAASGAFTFLMSAIKLPSVTGSSSHPTGTGVGAIIFRPPVMAALGTVVLIFQALLLSHGGITTLGANVFAMAIVGPWTGYLCFRVLHRVHPWIAIFTGVALANLSTYVVTSAQLALAHPDPGSGIVGAFGRFLAIFALTQVPLAVIEGLVGVLLFRALRDWAPEQLRTVFAPASEESAVEPEVAGRA; encoded by the coding sequence TTGCACATCGCCGACGGCTTCCTGCCACCCCTTCACTGTCTCGCCTGGACGGCCGCGTCCGCGCCTTTCGTCGTGCACGGCGTCCGCCGGATCAGACAGATCGTCGACGACGACCCCGAATCGAAACTGCTGCTCGCGGCGTCGGGCGCGTTCACCTTCCTGATGTCGGCGATCAAGCTGCCGTCGGTGACCGGCAGTTCGTCGCACCCCACCGGCACCGGTGTCGGCGCGATCATCTTCCGGCCGCCGGTGATGGCCGCGCTCGGCACGGTCGTGCTCATCTTCCAGGCGCTGCTGCTGTCGCACGGCGGCATCACCACGCTCGGCGCGAACGTCTTCGCGATGGCGATCGTCGGCCCGTGGACCGGCTACCTGTGCTTCCGGGTGCTGCATCGGGTGCACCCGTGGATCGCGATCTTCACCGGTGTCGCGCTTGCGAACCTGTCGACGTACGTGGTCACCTCGGCGCAGCTCGCGCTGGCCCACCCCGACCCGGGGTCGGGAATCGTCGGCGCGTTCGGCCGCTTCCTCGCGATCTTCGCGCTCACGCAGGTGCCCCTGGCGGTCATCGAAGGACTCGTGGGTGTGCTGTTGTTCCGGGCACTGCGCGACTGGGCGCCCGAGCAGCTGCGGACGGTGTTCGCGCCGGCCTCCGAAGAGTCCGCGGTCGAGCCGGAGGTGGCGGGTCGTGCGTAA
- a CDS encoding energy-coupling factor ABC transporter substrate-binding protein, translating into MRKHLVTVAIVLTVVTIFVVALMLGAGHGDQGGTDAAAGAAIESSGYRPWFELPFRIPGGEVESGLFAMQAALGGIVLGFVVGKLHERRKGKRA; encoded by the coding sequence GTGCGTAAGCATCTGGTGACGGTGGCGATCGTGCTCACCGTGGTGACGATCTTCGTCGTCGCCCTCATGCTCGGAGCCGGCCACGGCGACCAGGGCGGCACCGACGCCGCGGCCGGTGCCGCGATCGAGAGCAGCGGTTACCGACCGTGGTTCGAGCTGCCGTTCCGCATTCCAGGCGGCGAGGTGGAGTCGGGGCTGTTCGCGATGCAGGCCGCCCTCGGCGGCATCGTGCTCGGGTTCGTCGTGGGCAAGCTGCACGAGCGGCGCAAGGGCAAACGCGCGTGA
- the cbiQ gene encoding cobalt ECF transporter T component CbiQ, with the protein MTRFALDDAAWTNRWRARSVAEKAVLSGGLLLVAVSATAPVVPIGIGLFALLAAVAWARVPWRTFVAAWTGPLIFTLIGLVGVVVSVGTVPHPVLTAGPLAVDERSVSSAVLIGSRAFGCSAAVLLLASTTPIVEVFESLRRLRVPEVMLDLAGAMYRLIFVLGATLTRTREAQAARLGYARGASARRSVAALFVRTLVHGWDRAARLERGLAGRGYSGSLRMLAPERPVSWPFVGSSVAVVAVVAAASVVLR; encoded by the coding sequence GTGACGAGGTTCGCCCTCGACGACGCGGCCTGGACCAACCGCTGGCGTGCGCGCTCGGTGGCGGAGAAGGCCGTTTTGTCGGGCGGGCTGCTGCTGGTTGCGGTGTCGGCCACGGCACCCGTCGTGCCGATCGGCATCGGGTTGTTCGCGCTGCTTGCTGCGGTGGCCTGGGCGCGGGTGCCGTGGCGCACCTTCGTGGCGGCCTGGACCGGCCCGCTGATCTTCACCCTCATCGGGCTGGTCGGCGTGGTCGTGTCGGTCGGCACGGTGCCGCACCCGGTGCTCACCGCCGGGCCCTTGGCTGTCGACGAACGCAGCGTGTCGTCGGCCGTGCTCATCGGATCACGCGCATTCGGTTGCAGCGCAGCGGTGTTGCTGCTCGCCTCGACCACGCCGATCGTCGAAGTCTTCGAATCGTTGCGGCGGTTGCGGGTGCCGGAGGTGATGCTCGATCTGGCCGGCGCGATGTACCGGCTGATCTTCGTGCTCGGGGCCACGCTCACCCGCACGCGGGAGGCGCAGGCGGCCCGACTCGGCTACGCGCGAGGTGCGTCTGCGCGCCGGTCGGTCGCGGCACTGTTCGTGCGCACACTGGTGCACGGTTGGGACCGCGCCGCACGACTCGAACGCGGCCTGGCCGGTCGCGGCTACAGCGGGTCGCTGCGCATGCTGGCGCCGGAGCGGCCCGTGTCGTGGCCCTTCGTCGGCTCGTCGGTGGCGGTTGTCGCCGTGGTTGCGGCGGCGTCGGTGGTGCTGCGATGA
- a CDS encoding energy-coupling factor ABC transporter ATP-binding protein, producing MSDRSQPPVLALRGVDVGYPGAPEVLDRATVEVCAGRRIAVLGANGSGKTTLLRTLAGALRPTAGQVLWHGTPLQHRRSRLNEHRQRVQFVGQDPDDQLVSADVRRDVSFGPTNLGLPAPEVRARVEEALALLDLLPLADRPVHHLSYGQRKRVALAGAMAMRPAVMLLDEPTAGVDDVGVRDALDALARLERAGTTVVVSTHDSDLAWAWADDVVLLQQGGIRQGSCAEVMSDADALTASRVALPAVVRVGAALGLDLLAVDRPRTADDLVALVHARG from the coding sequence ATGAGCGACCGGTCGCAGCCGCCGGTGTTGGCGTTGCGCGGGGTCGACGTCGGTTACCCCGGCGCCCCGGAGGTGCTCGACCGCGCCACCGTCGAGGTGTGCGCCGGCCGCCGGATCGCGGTGCTCGGTGCGAACGGTTCGGGCAAGACGACGCTGTTGCGCACGCTCGCCGGGGCGCTGCGTCCGACGGCAGGGCAGGTGCTCTGGCACGGAACACCGTTGCAGCACAGACGATCTCGACTGAACGAGCACCGGCAGCGGGTGCAGTTCGTGGGGCAAGACCCCGACGACCAGTTGGTGAGCGCCGACGTTCGGCGCGACGTCTCATTCGGCCCGACGAACCTCGGCCTGCCGGCGCCGGAGGTGCGTGCCCGGGTGGAGGAGGCGCTCGCGCTGCTCGACCTGCTGCCGCTCGCCGACCGGCCGGTGCACCACCTGTCCTACGGGCAGCGCAAACGGGTGGCGCTCGCCGGGGCGATGGCGATGCGTCCGGCGGTGATGCTGCTCGACGAACCTACGGCGGGGGTCGACGACGTCGGGGTGCGTGATGCCCTCGACGCACTCGCCCGACTCGAACGGGCCGGCACCACCGTGGTGGTGTCGACCCACGACAGCGATCTCGCCTGGGCGTGGGCCGACGACGTGGTGCTGCTGCAGCAGGGCGGAATTCGGCAGGGTTCGTGCGCCGAGGTGATGTCGGACGCCGACGCCCTCACCGCCTCGCGGGTGGCCCTGCCGGCCGTCGTGCGGGTGGGCGCGGCGCTGGGGCTCGACCTGCTCGCCGTCGACCGTCCGCGCACTGCCGACGACCTGGTCGCGTTGGTGCACGCCCGCGGCTGA
- a CDS encoding precorrin-2 C(20)-methyltransferase, producing the protein MRPATAESGHLYGVGVGPGDPGLITRRAAELIASAEVVVYHAGTGRSSNARAIAAELIPVEVIEEELRYPVTTGAATHPDGYHAQLAEFYDECAARLAVHLDTGRSVVVLAEGDPMLYGSYTYLHERLADRYPTEVVAGVPAFAAATAVAAEAISRHEDVLTVLPGTLPVPELARRLADSDAAVVMKLGRTFAGVREALRQAGVLDRAVYVERASREGQRVLPVADVDPATVPYMSLILVPGLDRRADSAGRAATAQAEAEPASGTTPGTVHVVGLGPGPHRWLTPEVAELLGRVDHVVGYAPYVDRVPQREGLTRHASGNTVEVERGRLALDLAARGDEVAVVSGGDAGVFGMASAVFEAAEHAVADDPHYAQVPVQVSPGVSAAQAAAALVGAPLGADFAIMSLSDRLKPWQVVADRLRAAASVDLVIALYNPRSLSRPEQLFAARDVLLEVKDPSTVVVVARDVGRAEQSATVTTLGEFDPATVDMKCLVIIGSSSTRVSPTGHVWTPRYVE; encoded by the coding sequence ATGCGCCCCGCCACAGCTGAATCCGGCCACCTGTACGGCGTCGGCGTCGGGCCGGGCGACCCCGGCCTCATCACCCGCCGCGCGGCCGAGCTCATCGCGTCGGCCGAGGTGGTCGTCTATCACGCCGGCACCGGCCGCTCCTCCAACGCGCGCGCCATCGCCGCCGAGCTCATCCCGGTCGAGGTGATCGAGGAGGAGTTGCGCTACCCGGTCACCACCGGCGCGGCCACCCACCCGGACGGTTACCACGCGCAGCTCGCGGAGTTTTACGACGAGTGCGCCGCGCGCCTCGCTGTTCACCTGGACACCGGTCGGTCGGTGGTCGTGCTCGCCGAGGGCGATCCAATGCTCTATGGCTCCTACACCTACCTGCACGAGCGGCTGGCCGACCGTTACCCGACCGAGGTGGTGGCCGGCGTTCCCGCCTTCGCCGCCGCGACTGCCGTTGCCGCCGAGGCGATCTCGCGCCACGAGGACGTGCTCACCGTGCTGCCCGGCACCCTCCCCGTGCCGGAGCTCGCGCGACGCTTGGCCGACAGCGACGCAGCCGTGGTGATGAAGCTCGGCCGCACCTTCGCCGGAGTGCGCGAAGCGCTGCGGCAGGCGGGCGTGCTCGATCGCGCCGTCTATGTCGAACGCGCTTCCCGCGAGGGCCAGCGAGTGTTGCCCGTGGCCGACGTCGACCCCGCGACCGTGCCGTACATGTCGCTGATCTTGGTGCCCGGGCTCGACCGTCGGGCCGACTCCGCGGGGCGGGCCGCCACCGCTCAGGCCGAGGCCGAGCCCGCGTCCGGCACCACACCCGGCACCGTGCACGTCGTCGGTCTCGGCCCCGGTCCCCACCGCTGGCTCACGCCTGAGGTGGCCGAGTTGCTCGGGCGGGTCGACCACGTGGTGGGCTACGCGCCGTACGTCGATCGCGTGCCGCAGCGAGAGGGCCTCACCCGCCACGCCAGCGGCAACACGGTGGAGGTCGAGCGGGGCCGGCTGGCACTCGACCTCGCCGCCCGCGGCGACGAGGTGGCCGTGGTGTCCGGCGGTGACGCCGGGGTGTTCGGCATGGCGTCGGCGGTGTTCGAGGCCGCCGAACACGCGGTGGCCGACGACCCGCACTACGCCCAGGTGCCGGTGCAGGTGTCTCCCGGCGTCTCGGCCGCGCAGGCCGCCGCGGCGCTCGTGGGCGCGCCGCTCGGCGCCGACTTCGCGATCATGTCGCTGTCCGACCGGCTGAAGCCGTGGCAGGTGGTGGCCGACCGGTTGCGCGCCGCGGCGTCCGTCGACCTGGTCATCGCGCTCTACAACCCGCGCTCGCTCAGCCGTCCGGAGCAGTTGTTCGCGGCCCGCGACGTGCTCTTGGAGGTGAAAGACCCGTCGACCGTCGTCGTGGTCGCGCGCGACGTGGGCAGGGCGGAGCAGTCGGCCACCGTCACCACGCTCGGCGAGTTCGACCCGGCCACCGTCGACATGAAGTGTCTGGTGATCATTGGCTCGTCGAGCACCCGCGTGTCGCCCACCGGACACGTGTGGACCCCGCGCTACGTGGAGTGA
- a CDS encoding precorrin-8X methylmutase, whose translation MNLDLPEPQPLPPTRRYDYLTDGPEIYRRSFAMIRDLADLSAFPAQTEPVVARVVHAAGDPAVAECVAAHDDVVRAARDALRAGAPIFTDSVMLASGITRTRLPADNEVVCTLRDGRVPALAGRWSTTRAAAAVSLWGDRLDGAVVAIGNAPTALFHLLEWLHDGGPRPAAIVGMPVGFVGSAESKVALAEHRLADGHVVPWITVHGHRGGSAMAAAAVNALASTSEV comes from the coding sequence GTGAACCTCGATTTGCCTGAGCCGCAGCCACTTCCGCCGACGCGCCGGTATGACTACCTCACCGACGGACCGGAGATCTACCGCCGGTCGTTCGCGATGATCCGCGACCTCGCCGACCTGTCGGCGTTCCCGGCGCAGACCGAGCCGGTCGTCGCGCGGGTGGTGCACGCGGCAGGTGACCCCGCGGTGGCCGAGTGCGTGGCCGCCCACGACGACGTCGTGCGCGCGGCCCGCGACGCGCTACGCGCGGGTGCGCCGATCTTCACCGACTCGGTGATGCTCGCCTCCGGCATCACCCGCACTCGCCTGCCCGCCGACAACGAGGTGGTGTGCACCCTGCGTGACGGGCGGGTGCCGGCTCTCGCGGGGCGGTGGAGCACCACCCGCGCTGCCGCGGCGGTGTCGCTGTGGGGCGACCGGCTCGACGGCGCCGTCGTCGCCATCGGCAATGCGCCGACCGCTTTGTTCCATCTGCTCGAGTGGTTGCACGACGGTGGGCCGCGACCGGCAGCGATCGTCGGCATGCCGGTCGGGTTCGTCGGGTCGGCCGAGTCGAAGGTGGCGCTGGCCGAACACCGGCTGGCCGACGGTCACGTCGTGCCCTGGATCACCGTGCACGGTCACCGTGGCGGATCGGCCATGGCGGCAGCCGCCGTCAACGCTCTCGCCTCGACCTCGGAGGTCTGA
- a CDS encoding cobalamin biosynthesis protein CobG — translation MTVPSDRSGADRCPGLLRPHLADDGALVRLRLPGGRLKTATLHRLGDISIQHGAPFVQLTSRGNLQLRSLPNPLTPQLISQIEATGLLPSASHERVRNIIADPFDETLPPLVAALDAALIADQLLAGLSGRWLFAVAGREGQVLGEPYDVAFQRLSETSGRLLVGGMGVDCAPEDAVAAMLDRARCFLLGRDDESHWNVRNLPPESPVFAGLAPMNIDAAPPPTPGRHTPDGARHGAFVLGVPLGMLTIEQIDLLRRVAEEIVVTPWRSLVLRTDDIDLDVFEAGGFAVAAHSPWATLSACVGAPWCRRTDTPTVELTTAAAASLPIDSPRTHVVGCERACGRPAGDHRLVIAPRTVQEILP, via the coding sequence GTGACCGTGCCCTCCGATCGCTCCGGCGCCGACCGCTGCCCCGGCCTGCTGCGTCCGCACCTCGCCGACGACGGCGCCCTGGTGCGTCTACGCCTGCCCGGTGGACGGCTGAAGACCGCCACGCTGCACCGGCTCGGCGACATCAGCATTCAGCACGGCGCGCCCTTCGTGCAGCTCACGTCACGAGGCAATCTACAGTTGCGTTCGTTGCCGAATCCACTGACACCGCAGCTGATTTCGCAGATCGAAGCGACCGGTCTGTTGCCGTCGGCGAGTCACGAGCGGGTGCGCAACATCATCGCTGACCCGTTCGACGAGACGCTGCCGCCACTGGTCGCCGCACTCGATGCGGCGCTGATCGCCGACCAGCTGCTCGCCGGGCTTTCCGGCCGCTGGCTGTTCGCCGTGGCTGGTCGCGAGGGGCAGGTGCTCGGCGAGCCCTACGACGTCGCGTTCCAGCGGCTGTCGGAGACCAGCGGCCGGCTGCTCGTCGGAGGCATGGGCGTCGACTGCGCACCCGAGGACGCCGTCGCAGCCATGCTCGACCGCGCTCGGTGCTTCCTGCTGGGCCGCGACGACGAGTCGCACTGGAACGTGCGCAACCTGCCGCCCGAGTCGCCGGTGTTCGCCGGCCTCGCCCCCATGAACATCGACGCCGCGCCGCCGCCGACGCCCGGTCGCCACACGCCGGACGGCGCACGTCACGGCGCCTTCGTGCTCGGAGTTCCCCTGGGAATGCTCACGATCGAGCAGATCGATCTGCTGCGACGCGTTGCCGAGGAGATCGTGGTGACGCCGTGGCGTTCGCTCGTCCTGCGCACCGACGACATCGATCTCGACGTGTTCGAGGCCGGTGGTTTCGCGGTCGCGGCGCACTCGCCGTGGGCCACCCTGTCCGCGTGTGTCGGCGCGCCATGGTGCCGGCGCACCGACACCCCCACCGTCGAGCTCACCACCGCCGCGGCGGCCTCGCTGCCGATCGACAGTCCGCGCACCCACGTGGTCGGGTGCGAGCGCGCCTGTGGTCGACCCGCCGGTGACCACCGCCTCGTGATCGCGCCCCGAACCGTCCAGGAGATCCTGCCGTGA